The following proteins are encoded in a genomic region of Ornithodoros turicata isolate Travis chromosome 6, ASM3712646v1, whole genome shotgun sequence:
- the LOC135396925 gene encoding protein phosphatase 1 regulatory subunit 37-like: MEVQFDERASMLTSDDLLEAYRKSCVKQGVKPIPCVVSQVKSMSLYNDRTQDLNLKGETLNAKHCEAMEDIFKAVQFNNISLESCNLDDEGAATVFDMIEYYESAKRLNISHNKSIDSRGWQACSRMLKRTSCLQHLDARSTALSEQTLLILGRALRLGSHLHSLHLENCSLTGRSLVILVAALKLNPALKELYLGENGMCSADGLQLANLLRANSHLEYLDLRGNRLQDVGVSHLADGLARQPEGSGDGLQTLVLWNNHITPAGMRHVARALIGTRSLITLNLGHNHVGNEGVHTLKDALLRNKTLHNLGLQCTKITCEGAVALAEVIADSQNLTRLDLRENAIRMGGVMALAQSLRLSKHITRLDLDPVKASLDSEEDAASYAKLFHEILDHCRKNRRPSQAETPTSTFFNGQPPEAPKTTVAETVTTSSSAPTTQRPPLNSSLSINTVINGNPIPPPSPNSRFRVSRVCLETDAEHSSESSGRHNEEKLERSHSAPASVPSRFTVTPVNGFSAVDEEKKEGKDDQDFMGHEVSEPVPIPHQRYEGSAEDADNFDKEEEEEEMAADSPSFGRTSPPWFMYPATAHQKKNGEERKRKISFFLPEGEEVRSSVTGMRNDRRMSTPAMPVTRYASKKKLTLKLCKRLESLDLRSSVPLSPTRLLESWVTSLVSEELLTENLPDCCGFLQQLALMDTG; encoded by the exons TCTATGTCACTATATAACGACAGGACACAAGACTTAAATCTAAAAG GTGAGACGCTGAACGCCAAGCACTGCGAAGCAATGGAGGACATATTCAAGGCCGTACAATTCAACAACATCAGCCTCGAGTCATGTAACCTTGACGACGAG GGTGCAGCTACAGTCTTTGACATGATTGAATACTACGAATCGGCAAAACGACTGAATATCTCGCACAACAAAAGCATAGACTCTAGAGGCTGGCAAGCATGCTCAAGGATGCTCAAACGA ACATCGTGCTTACAACACCTAGACGCAAGAAGCACAGCACTAAGTGAACAGACGCTGTTGATTCTTGGAAGAGCTCTTCGTTTGGGGTCTCACCTACACTCATTACATCTGGAAAACTGCTCACTCACTGGCAGGTCATTAGTCATATTGG TTGCGGCACTAAAGCTCAACCCTGCCCTGAAGGAGCTGTACCTGGGCGAGAATGGGATGTGTTCAGCAGATGGCCTGCAGCTAGCCAACTTGCTGCGGGCAAACTCCCACCTTGAGTACCTCGACTTGCGGGGGAACCGCCTGCAG GATGTTGGTGTCTCGCACCTGGCCGATGGACTAGCACGACAGCCCGAAGGCTCAGGCGACGGACTCCAGACACTGGTGCTCTGGAACAACCACATCACACCGGCAGGGATGAGGCATGTTGCCCGGGCCCTG ATTGGCACAAGATCACTCATCACTCTCAACCTTGGCCATAATCACGTTGGAAATGAGGGAGTACACACACTCAAGGATGCACTTCTCAGAAACAAGACACTACACAATCTGGGTCTCCAATGCACAAAGATAACTTGTGAGG GTGCAGTGGCACTGGCCGAAGTCATAGCCGACAGTCAAAACCTAACACGGCTGGACCTGAGGGAGAATGCAATTCGAATGGGAGGCGTCATGGCTCTGGCGCAGTCGCTGCGGCTGAGCAAGCACATCACGCGTCTTGACCTGGACCCAGTGAAAGCCAGT TTGGACAGCGAAGAAGATGCGGCAAGCTATGCCAAACTTTTCCACGAAATCTTAGACCACTGTCGCAAGAACCGGAGGCCGAGCCAAGCCGAGACCCCAACGTCGACCTTCTTCAACGGACAGCCACCCGAAGCACCAAAGACGACGGTGGCGGAAACGGTTACCACTTCCAGCAGCGCACCAACCACACAACGCCCACCGTTGAACAGCAGCCTCTCCATCAACACGGTCATCAACGGGAACCCCATTCCTCCGCCGAGTCCCAACAGCAGGTTCCGGGTCTCCAGGGTCTGCCTCGAAACAGACGCAGAACACAGCAGCGAATCGTCTGGCCGCCACAACGAGGAGAAACTCGAACGCTCTCACAGTGCTCCGGCGTCTGTGCCATCCAGGTTCACCGTCACACCCGTCAACGGATTCAGCGCAGTCGACGAAGAAAAGAAGGAAGGGAAAGACGATCAAGACTTCATGGGACACGAGGTGTCGGAACCAGTGCCAATACCGCACCAGCGATACGAAGGTTCCGCGGAAGATGCGGACAACTTTgacaaggaagaagaagaagaagaaatggcgGCGGATTCTCCATCCTTTGGACGAACGAGTCCTCCCTGGTTCATGTATCCAGCAACGGCCCACCAGAAGAAAAACGGGGAGGAGAGAAAGAGGAAGATATCTTTCTTCCTCCCAGAAGGGGAGGAGGTGAGGTCTTCAGTAACAGGGATGCGGAACGATCGCAGGATGAGCACACCGGCGATGCCAGTGACTCGCTATGCGAGCAAGAAGAAGTTGACTCTGAAGTTGTGCAAGAGGCTGGAAAGCTTAGATCTGCGGAGTTCGGTGCCACTGTCGCCAACGAGGCTGCTGGAAAGCTGGG TGACAAGTTTGGTGTCTGAGGAACTCCTTACGGAAAACCTTCCAGACTGCTGTGGGTTTCTGCAGCAGTTAGCTCTCATGGACACCGGCTAA